Part of the Bacillus cereus group sp. RP43 genome is shown below.
AAGAGTATCCTTTTATAATGAAAAATCTTCGATGTTTAATCATTTTGGAATAGAGCGTGAAATCGAGAAAGCACTTCAAAAAATTGTTTGGCTGCCAAATGGTGCCTATCTAATTGTGGAACAAATGGAGACGATGACTGTAATTGATGTGAATACGGGTAAGTTTACTGGAAAACAAAACTTACAAGATACGGTACTTCGCACAAATGAAATGGCTGCCGAAGAGATTGCACGTCAATTAAGACTCCGTGATATTGGCGGTATGATATTAATTGATTTTATTAATATGAAAAGACGGGAAGATAAAGAGAAGGTAAGAGAGCGCCTCATAGCTGCTATGCAAGATGATCGCACGTATACAAGAGTGCTTGGGTTTACAGAGTTAGGTATTTTAGAGATGACGCGTAAGCGCAAGAAACATTCGTTACGTGACGTATTATTAGAAGAGTGTGCGCCTTGTAAAGCGACAGGTTACGTTATATCTAATGAAACAATTGCGTATGAGCTAGAGAGAGAGCTTATTACTTATGGTAATATAGAGGATGAAGCTGTATTGATTGGTGCTTCAAAAAAAGTACAAAAAATATTTTTACAAAAAGAATTACAAAAAAATATTCCATTTGAAATTTATTTCAAAGATGATATTATCGAAAAGTACGCTATTATCCGTTTTGGAAGTAAGAAAGAAATTGTAGAACGGAAAAAATAGTTAGCAGAACATTCATTGACAATAGTTAATGATTCATGGTAACATCTTTATGTTATAGTTTATAGCACCTAAACTGCTATATGCTACAACCGCACAAGACAGGTTCCTTAAAGGCATTTTATGTCTACCTCGTTTTTGGCGAGTCTTAGTAATTAAGAGGAGGTGCAAGTATGTACGCAATTATCGAAACAGGTGGAAAACAAATTAAAGTTGAAGCTGGTCAAGCAATCTACATTGAAAAATTAGATGTTGAAGCTGGTGAAACTGT
Proteins encoded:
- a CDS encoding Rne/Rng family ribonuclease, with the translated sequence MKTLYIDYTGSEKRVAIEEKQKVVELLWKRNEEQEVVGHIYVGRIVRTIAGMNAAFVNIGLEKHAYLSYDDVPSSYRIHEGQAILVQVVKEAIDTKGPKLTAKIEFTGKYVVYMPYDEMRAVSRKIKNNKRRQQLIGIEVEGTGGYIFRSASEKGTIDEIQAEMQGLQQLYEEVKRKENQGKAPLLLHRPATFLDRVFQENPIETIEKVVVDTRSIVKELEEKVGKERVSFYNEKSSMFNHFGIEREIEKALQKIVWLPNGAYLIVEQMETMTVIDVNTGKFTGKQNLQDTVLRTNEMAAEEIARQLRLRDIGGMILIDFINMKRREDKEKVRERLIAAMQDDRTYTRVLGFTELGILEMTRKRKKHSLRDVLLEECAPCKATGYVISNETIAYELERELITYGNIEDEAVLIGASKKVQKIFLQKELQKNIPFEIYFKDDIIEKYAIIRFGSKKEIVERKK